AGCGCTTCGCGACCGTCTCGAACCGCGAGGTCGACCGGATCTACACGCCCGCGGACGTGGCCGACCTCGACTACGACGACGACCTCGGCTTCCCCGGCGAGGAGCCGTACACCCGGGGCGTCTACCCGACGATGTACCGCGGGCGGACGTGGACGATGCGGCAGTTCGCGGGGTTCGGCACCGCCGAGGAGACCAACGAGCGGTTCCGCTACCTGATCGACGAGGGACAGACCGGCCTGTCGACCGCCTTCGACATGCCCTCGCTGATGGGGATCGACTCCGACGACGAGATGGCGCTGGGCGAGGTCGGCAAGGAGGGCGTCGCGGTCGACACCCTTCGCGACATGGAGGTGCTGTTCGACGGCATCGACCTCGCCGAGGTGTCGACTTCCTTCACGATCAACCCGAGCGCCCCGGTGATCTACGCGATGTACGTCGCGCTCGCCGACGAGCGCGGGATTCCCCGCGAGGAGCTCCGGGGCACCCTTCAAAACGACATGCTCAAGGAGTTCATCGCACAGAAGGAGTGGGTGATCCCGCCGGAGCCCTCCCTCGAGTTGGTGACGGACACGATCGAGTTCGCGGTCGCGGAGACCCCCAAGTTCAAGCCCATCTCGGTGTCGGGCTACCACATCCGCGAGGCGGGGTCGACCGCGGTCCAGGAGCTCGCGTTCACCCTCGCCGACGGGTTCGCCTACGTCGAGGACTGCCTCGACCGCGGACTGGACGTCGACGAGTTCGCCCCGCAGCTCTCCTTTTTCTTCAACTCCCACAACTCGCTGTTCGAGGAGGTGGCGAAGTTCCGCGCCGCCCGCCGGATCTACGCCCGGGTCATGGACGAGTGGTACGACGCGGAGGCCGAGGCGTCGAAGCAACTGAAGTTCCACACACAGACCGCCGGCCAGTCGCTGACGGCCCAGCAGCCGCTCAACAACGTCGCGCGCGTCACGATTCAGGCGCTGGCGGGCGTGCTGGGCGGGACCCAGAGCCTCCACACCAACTCCTTCGACGAGGCGCTCGCGCTCCCCTCGGAGCAGGCGGTCCGGGTCGCGCTGCGGACCCAGCAGATCATCGCCGAGGAGTCGGGCGCGGCCGACATCGTCGACCCGCTCGGCGGCTCCTTCGCGGTCGAGAGCCTCACCGACGAGACGGAGGCGGAGGCGATGGCGTACATCGAGGAGATCCGCGAGATGGGCGACGGCTCCGTGCGCGACGGGGTCCTTCACGGCATCGAGCAGGGGTACTTCCACCGCGAGATCCAGGAGTCGGCCTACGAGTACCAGGAGCGCGTCGACGAGGGCGAGGAGACGGTCGTCGGCGTCAACGCCTACGAGATCGACGAGGACACCCGCCCGGACCTCCTGAAGATCGACGAGACCACTCGGGAGCGACAGCTCGACCGGCTGGAGTCGGTGAAG
This genomic stretch from Halorubrum hochsteinianum harbors:
- a CDS encoding acyl-CoA mutase large subunit family protein, which translates into the protein MYDDDDLAAIREAKESWEAETLDPTLDRHGERKERFATVSNREVDRIYTPADVADLDYDDDLGFPGEEPYTRGVYPTMYRGRTWTMRQFAGFGTAEETNERFRYLIDEGQTGLSTAFDMPSLMGIDSDDEMALGEVGKEGVAVDTLRDMEVLFDGIDLAEVSTSFTINPSAPVIYAMYVALADERGIPREELRGTLQNDMLKEFIAQKEWVIPPEPSLELVTDTIEFAVAETPKFKPISVSGYHIREAGSTAVQELAFTLADGFAYVEDCLDRGLDVDEFAPQLSFFFNSHNSLFEEVAKFRAARRIYARVMDEWYDAEAEASKQLKFHTQTAGQSLTAQQPLNNVARVTIQALAGVLGGTQSLHTNSFDEALALPSEQAVRVALRTQQIIAEESGAADIVDPLGGSFAVESLTDETEAEAMAYIEEIREMGDGSVRDGVLHGIEQGYFHREIQESAYEYQERVDEGEETVVGVNAYEIDEDTRPDLLKIDETTRERQLDRLESVKADRDDDAVAAALDDLRDAVDAGENVMPAVVAAVKAYATMGEIMAVFEAAYGTYRERIGVA